A region of Thermovibrio ammonificans HB-1 DNA encodes the following proteins:
- the rpmA gene encoding 50S ribosomal protein L27 — protein MAHKKGMGSTKNGRDSIGKRLGVKRHDGQIVKAGNIIVRQRGTSIHPGQNVGMGSDYTLFALIDGVVKFETRRNKKFVSVYPVQ, from the coding sequence ATGGCACATAAGAAAGGTATGGGTTCCACCAAAAACGGTAGGGACTCCATCGGAAAAAGGCTCGGAGTAAAAAGGCACGACGGCCAAATCGTTAAGGCCGGAAACATCATCGTAAGGCAGAGGGGAACTTCCATCCACCCCGGCCAGAACGTGGGAATGGGCAGCGACTACACCCTCTTTGCCCTGATAGACGGCGTTGTAAAGTTTGAAACCCGCCGTAACAAGAAGTTCGTAAGCGTTTACCCCGTTCAGTAA
- a CDS encoding HNH endonuclease has protein sequence MVLYPTLVLDRTYLPVTVFSHKKAFLLEVLGRCEVLQHYFSVYLYSPTKKFPAPLVVRVPVLLRHWQTASPTRRAVFIRDNFTCAYCGRVVKDSDATIDHVLPKSRGGEWSWENLVTCCCECNQRKGDRTPEEAGMELLFRPKRPTAFEVELNRWRRRFNREFLAVLSLYGVRLEEGKTG, from the coding sequence ATGGTTCTCTACCCGACCCTGGTCCTCGACAGGACCTACCTTCCCGTCACAGTCTTTTCACACAAGAAGGCCTTCCTCCTTGAGGTTTTGGGCAGGTGCGAAGTTCTCCAGCACTACTTCTCGGTTTACCTCTACTCTCCTACAAAAAAGTTTCCCGCCCCTTTGGTTGTTAGGGTGCCCGTACTTCTGCGCCACTGGCAGACCGCCTCTCCCACGCGGAGGGCCGTTTTCATCCGCGACAACTTCACCTGTGCCTACTGCGGCCGCGTGGTGAAAGACAGCGATGCAACAATAGACCACGTTCTTCCCAAGAGCCGGGGCGGAGAGTGGAGCTGGGAGAACCTTGTGACCTGCTGCTGCGAGTGTAACCAGCGTAAAGGTGACAGAACGCCCGAAGAGGCTGGAATGGAGCTGCTGTTTAGGCCGAAGCGCCCCACGGCCTTCGAGGTTGAACTAAACCGCTGGAGGAGGCGGTTTAACAGGGAGTTCTTGGCCGTTCTCTCCCTTTACGGGGTGAGATTAGAAGAGGGGAAAACTGGATAG
- a CDS encoding MgtC/SapB family protein, whose product MVNFLRELVNSEVWHLYEPYLVSLLLGGLLGVEREFKKQKEGTPSFGGIRTFILISLLGTVSAHLAAVYNQWFLMVVFGAVTLLVLLAQFLEGLPGLTSEVSALLTFSIGALCYFREFQLASLLAVMVLFVLSFKEQMHRFVKHLTLEDLYAFLKFAAVTVVIYPLLPDRNFHGVNPKEVWTMVVVISSIDFLGYVLTKLIGKRGILVAGFVGGLVSSTAVTATFSPLARLNPSLTREYGAGIVGASAIMFPRMTLLAAIISPYFAKFLLIPSMVAFAFGMLFAYRLTSGKGAEETQVKIENPFELSTAFKFGLFYAFVLFASRNALKYFGNYGLYGVAAISGLADVDPLTLSVSKLYASASVALLPAIIAVLLSAFVNTLFKWFLTLSMGTKELFKVTTPGFIALAVGEAVGVALLWMAGFR is encoded by the coding sequence ATGGTTAACTTCCTCAGGGAGCTTGTAAACTCCGAGGTGTGGCACCTATACGAGCCTTACCTCGTTTCTCTCCTTCTGGGCGGCCTTTTGGGGGTGGAGAGGGAGTTTAAAAAACAGAAGGAGGGAACTCCCTCTTTCGGCGGCATCAGAACTTTCATACTCATATCTCTCCTCGGCACCGTTTCTGCCCACCTGGCAGCTGTTTACAACCAGTGGTTCTTAATGGTGGTCTTCGGTGCAGTAACTCTTCTGGTTCTCCTCGCCCAGTTCCTTGAAGGGCTGCCGGGACTAACGTCGGAGGTTTCGGCCCTTTTAACCTTCTCCATAGGGGCACTCTGTTATTTTCGGGAGTTTCAGCTGGCCTCGCTCCTTGCGGTTATGGTGCTCTTTGTGCTCTCCTTTAAGGAGCAGATGCACCGGTTCGTAAAGCACCTTACGCTGGAAGACCTCTACGCCTTCTTGAAGTTTGCGGCCGTTACGGTTGTTATCTACCCGCTCCTTCCCGACAGGAACTTCCACGGGGTCAACCCCAAAGAAGTGTGGACTATGGTTGTTGTTATCTCCTCTATAGACTTCCTCGGTTACGTTTTAACCAAGCTTATAGGTAAGAGGGGGATTCTCGTTGCCGGTTTTGTGGGCGGGCTCGTCTCTTCAACTGCGGTTACTGCAACTTTTTCCCCCTTGGCAAGGCTCAACCCTTCTCTCACCAGGGAGTACGGCGCCGGTATAGTGGGAGCTTCCGCCATAATGTTCCCCCGTATGACCCTACTTGCGGCCATAATAAGCCCTTACTTTGCCAAGTTCCTCCTCATCCCCTCTATGGTTGCCTTTGCCTTCGGGATGCTCTTTGCCTACAGGCTTACAAGCGGCAAGGGGGCGGAGGAGACCCAGGTGAAGATAGAAAACCCCTTTGAGCTCTCAACGGCCTTTAAGTTTGGCCTCTTTTACGCCTTTGTCCTATTTGCCTCGAGGAACGCCCTGAAGTACTTCGGAAACTACGGCCTTTACGGGGTTGCCGCCATCTCCGGTTTGGCAGATGTAGACCCTTTAACCCTTTCCGTTTCCAAGCTCTACGCCTCGGCCTCGGTTGCCCTGTTGCCGGCGATAATTGCCGTTCTGCTTTCGGCCTTTGTTAACACGCTTTTTAAGTGGTTCCTTACGCTTTCTATGGGAACAAAGGAGCTCTTTAAGGTTACAACGCCCGGGTTTATCGCCCTTGCCGTAGGCGAGGCTGTGGGGGTTGCGCTCCTCTGGATGGCGGGCTTCAGGTAG
- a CDS encoding shikimate dehydrogenase, translating into MKLTGKTAVYGIIGHPVKHSLSPLMQTAAFEALGIDAVYVPFNLAPQNLKEGIEGLRVLGVKGFNVTVPHKEQVAELVDFLEGDAEFLGAVNTVKNEEGQLTGYNTDAEGFLRSLLEEGVELEGKKALMFGAGGAARAVGYALLKGGVKFLHVVNRSFPKAKALGELLSRRGNVLVYPLRDSVVETLLDEADIIVNTTSLGLHPQDPQLFDYSKIPEEKVVVDIIYNPPLTPLLKAAKERGCKVINGLGMLIHQGAVAFEIWTGQKAPVKVMREVLEGELYG; encoded by the coding sequence ATGAAACTCACCGGCAAGACCGCCGTTTACGGCATAATAGGCCATCCGGTTAAGCACTCCCTCTCTCCGCTGATGCAGACGGCCGCTTTTGAGGCTCTCGGTATAGATGCCGTTTACGTTCCCTTCAACCTCGCCCCCCAAAATTTGAAGGAGGGTATAGAGGGCCTGAGAGTTCTCGGAGTGAAGGGTTTTAACGTTACCGTTCCCCATAAGGAGCAAGTTGCCGAGCTTGTGGACTTCCTTGAAGGTGACGCAGAGTTCCTGGGGGCCGTTAACACCGTAAAGAACGAGGAGGGGCAGCTTACCGGTTACAATACCGACGCCGAAGGTTTCTTGCGCTCGCTCCTTGAAGAGGGCGTAGAGCTTGAGGGGAAGAAGGCCCTGATGTTCGGTGCCGGGGGAGCGGCAAGGGCCGTAGGCTACGCCCTTTTAAAGGGGGGAGTTAAGTTCCTGCACGTTGTAAACAGGAGCTTCCCCAAGGCCAAAGCCCTCGGCGAGCTCCTCTCGAGGCGGGGAAACGTCCTCGTTTACCCTCTGAGGGACTCGGTTGTGGAAACGCTCCTTGATGAGGCTGATATTATCGTAAACACCACCTCTTTGGGCCTTCACCCCCAAGACCCTCAGCTCTTCGACTACTCTAAAATCCCCGAAGAGAAGGTGGTAGTTGATATTATCTACAACCCGCCCCTTACCCCTTTACTCAAAGCGGCCAAGGAGAGAGGCTGTAAGGTTATAAACGGCCTCGGGATGCTGATTCACCAGGGGGCTGTTGCCTTTGAAATCTGGACCGGCCAGAAGGCTCCGGTTAAGGTTATGAGAGAGGTTCTCGAAGGAGAGCTGTATGGTTAA
- the argH gene encoding argininosuccinate lyase: MEKKLWGGRFKESTNKLVEQFTESVSYDKRLAPFDIAGSVAHVRMLAKQGILSKEEADRIVEGLHKVLEEVESGKFEWKTELEDVHMNVEKRLTELVGPVGGKLHTGRSRNDQVATDVRLYVRHEIEEVLKLLKELRRAFLKQAEEHIDVVMPGYTHLQIAQPVLYSHHMLAYYHMFKRDEERFRDTLKRVNVSPLGSAALAGTSYPLDREFTAELLGFEGVTRNSMDAVSDRDFVAETIFNCAMVMMHLSRLSEELIIWSTEEFGFIELPDAFCTGSSIMPQKKNPDVSELTRGKTGRVYGDLMAILTILKGLPLTYNRDLQEDKEPLFDALDTVKMALKVNALVVAGMKPKAERMREQARKGFSLATDLADYLAKKGMPFREAHRVVGELVAYCLDTGKELDQLTLEEFKRFSDLFGEDVLSLMSVEGSVNSRNVIGGTAREQVLKEIERIKSEESF, translated from the coding sequence TTGGAGAAGAAGCTCTGGGGTGGAAGGTTCAAGGAGAGCACAAACAAGCTGGTTGAGCAGTTTACCGAATCGGTCTCCTACGATAAACGTTTGGCCCCCTTCGATATAGCCGGAAGCGTGGCCCACGTGAGAATGCTCGCCAAGCAGGGAATCCTCTCTAAGGAGGAGGCGGACAGAATCGTTGAAGGCCTCCACAAAGTCCTTGAAGAGGTTGAGAGCGGGAAGTTTGAGTGGAAGACCGAGCTTGAAGACGTTCACATGAACGTTGAGAAGAGGCTCACAGAGCTTGTGGGCCCCGTGGGGGGGAAGCTCCACACCGGTCGCTCCCGCAACGACCAGGTTGCAACCGATGTGCGCCTTTACGTTCGCCACGAGATAGAGGAGGTTTTGAAGCTCCTTAAAGAGCTTCGCCGCGCATTCCTGAAGCAGGCCGAGGAGCACATAGACGTTGTTATGCCCGGCTACACCCACCTTCAGATAGCCCAGCCCGTTCTCTACTCCCACCACATGCTTGCCTACTACCACATGTTCAAGCGGGATGAGGAGCGATTCAGGGATACACTGAAGAGGGTGAACGTCTCACCCTTAGGTTCTGCCGCCCTTGCCGGAACCAGCTACCCCCTCGACAGGGAGTTCACTGCGGAGCTTTTGGGGTTCGAGGGGGTTACCCGCAACAGTATGGACGCAGTAAGCGACAGGGACTTTGTAGCCGAGACTATATTTAACTGCGCCATGGTTATGATGCACCTGTCCCGCCTATCCGAGGAGCTCATCATCTGGTCTACCGAAGAGTTCGGCTTTATCGAGCTTCCCGACGCCTTCTGCACCGGAAGCTCCATAATGCCCCAGAAGAAAAACCCCGACGTTTCCGAGCTCACCCGGGGTAAAACCGGAAGGGTTTACGGCGACCTCATGGCCATTCTCACGATACTGAAAGGGCTTCCCCTCACCTACAACAGGGACCTTCAGGAGGACAAGGAGCCCCTGTTCGACGCCCTCGACACCGTTAAAATGGCCCTTAAAGTTAACGCCCTTGTAGTTGCCGGTATGAAACCGAAGGCCGAAAGGATGAGAGAACAGGCCCGCAAAGGTTTCTCCCTTGCCACAGACCTTGCAGACTACCTCGCCAAAAAGGGGATGCCCTTCCGTGAAGCCCACAGGGTTGTGGGCGAGCTTGTGGCCTACTGCCTCGATACCGGTAAGGAGCTCGACCAGCTCACCCTTGAGGAGTTTAAGAGGTTCTCAGACCTTTTTGGGGAAGACGTCCTCTCGCTCATGAGCGTTGAGGGCTCTGTAAACAGCAGAAACGTAATAGGCGGAACGGCCAGAGAGCAGGTTCTTAAAGAGATAGAGCGGATAAAGAGCGAAGAGTCCTTTTAA
- a CDS encoding transketolase, protein MVRFEPSFFTRRNRDIDEVTLRALAREVRKDILKMTSEAQSGHPGGAMSAADIIVTLYYYKMRHNPENPKWEERDRFVLSKGHVCPALYSVLARTGYFPLEKLHEFRRLDGDLQGHPDMHKTPGIEISTGSLGHGIGAAVGMAMGLKLSGSDSKVYCMIGDGEAQEGSVWEASMAASHYNLDNLVVILDNNNLQIDGPVDEVMSIYPAVEKWKAFGWHVVEINGHDFKEIKAALDEADTVKYKPTMIIAKTVKGKGVSFMENRAEWHGKALPPELLKEALKELGEIV, encoded by the coding sequence ATGGTAAGGTTTGAGCCCTCCTTCTTCACCCGGAGGAACAGAGATATAGACGAAGTTACCCTTAGGGCCTTAGCCCGTGAGGTGAGGAAGGACATACTCAAAATGACCTCTGAGGCCCAGTCGGGGCACCCCGGCGGAGCCATGTCTGCGGCCGACATAATAGTCACCCTCTACTACTACAAAATGCGTCACAACCCCGAAAACCCCAAGTGGGAAGAGAGAGACCGCTTTGTCCTCTCTAAGGGACACGTCTGCCCGGCCCTCTACTCGGTGCTTGCCCGCACCGGCTACTTCCCCCTGGAGAAACTCCACGAGTTCAGGAGGCTCGACGGAGACCTCCAGGGCCACCCCGACATGCACAAAACGCCGGGAATAGAGATAAGCACCGGTAGCTTGGGTCACGGTATCGGTGCGGCCGTTGGAATGGCCATGGGGCTGAAGCTGAGCGGAAGCGACAGCAAGGTTTACTGTATGATAGGCGACGGTGAAGCCCAGGAGGGCAGCGTTTGGGAAGCCTCAATGGCGGCCTCCCACTACAACCTTGACAACCTCGTTGTAATTCTCGACAACAACAACCTCCAGATAGACGGCCCCGTAGACGAGGTGATGTCCATCTACCCGGCGGTTGAGAAGTGGAAGGCCTTCGGCTGGCACGTTGTTGAGATAAACGGCCACGACTTTAAAGAGATAAAAGCTGCCCTTGATGAGGCGGACACGGTGAAGTACAAGCCGACTATGATTATCGCCAAAACCGTTAAGGGTAAGGGGGTCTCCTTCATGGAGAACAGGGCCGAGTGGCACGGAAAGGCCCTGCCGCCGGAGCTCCTTAAAGAAGCCCTGAAAGAGCTGGGAGAAATAGTTTAA
- the guaB gene encoding IMP dehydrogenase gives MLGREVKEALTFDDVLLVPNYSEVLPTQVDVRTKLTKKITLNIPIMSAAMDTVTEAELAIAIAREGGIGIIHKNMSIEEQAEEVDRVKRSESGMIVKPVTVKPEQTIAEAEALMKKYKISGLPVVNDEGKLVGIITNRDIRFVKDFSKRIAEVMTKENLRTVPVGTTLEEAKEILHKYKIEKLPVVDENGYLKGLITIKDIEKKEKYPNACKDELGRLMVGAAIGVGQEALKRAEALVEAGVDVIVIDTAHGHSKGVIEMVEKVKSRWPDVDVIAGNVATPEGTEALIKAGADAVKVGIGPGSICTTRIVAGVGVPQLTAVAQCAEVADKYDISIIADGGIKFSGDIAKAIGAGARVVMIGSLFAGTKESPGELILYQGRSYKVYRGMGSLGAMKKGSKDRYFQNEVEEKKLVPEGIEGMVPYRGPLADTIHQLVGGLRAGMGYCGAANIEEMRKKARFVRITAAGLKESHVHDVIITKEAPNYWIER, from the coding sequence ATGCTGGGCAGAGAGGTAAAGGAAGCCCTTACATTTGACGACGTTCTCCTGGTTCCCAACTACTCGGAAGTTCTTCCAACTCAGGTAGACGTAAGGACGAAGCTCACAAAGAAGATAACCCTCAACATCCCCATAATGAGCGCCGCCATGGACACGGTAACGGAGGCCGAGCTGGCAATAGCCATAGCCCGGGAAGGGGGAATCGGAATAATCCACAAGAACATGTCGATAGAGGAGCAGGCCGAAGAGGTAGACAGGGTTAAAAGAAGCGAAAGCGGAATGATAGTAAAGCCCGTTACCGTAAAGCCTGAGCAGACGATAGCAGAGGCCGAAGCCCTCATGAAGAAGTACAAGATATCGGGCCTGCCCGTTGTAAACGATGAGGGCAAGCTGGTAGGGATAATCACCAACCGGGACATCAGGTTCGTTAAAGACTTCTCCAAGCGCATCGCCGAGGTTATGACCAAGGAGAACCTCAGAACCGTTCCCGTGGGCACCACATTAGAGGAGGCCAAGGAGATACTCCACAAGTACAAAATCGAGAAGCTCCCGGTTGTTGACGAAAACGGCTACCTCAAAGGGCTCATAACCATAAAGGACATAGAGAAGAAGGAGAAGTACCCCAACGCCTGCAAAGACGAGCTCGGCAGGCTCATGGTGGGCGCGGCAATAGGGGTAGGCCAGGAGGCCCTGAAGAGGGCCGAGGCCCTGGTTGAGGCCGGCGTAGACGTTATAGTGATAGACACCGCCCACGGCCACTCCAAGGGCGTTATAGAGATGGTAGAGAAGGTAAAGAGCCGCTGGCCCGACGTAGACGTTATAGCCGGAAACGTTGCAACACCGGAAGGGACAGAGGCTCTCATAAAGGCCGGTGCAGACGCAGTTAAAGTGGGCATAGGCCCGGGTTCTATCTGCACAACCAGGATAGTTGCAGGCGTGGGCGTTCCCCAGCTCACCGCCGTTGCCCAGTGTGCAGAGGTTGCCGACAAGTACGACATCTCCATCATTGCTGACGGCGGAATAAAGTTCTCGGGAGACATCGCCAAGGCAATCGGGGCAGGCGCAAGGGTGGTGATGATAGGCAGCCTCTTCGCCGGAACCAAGGAGAGCCCCGGAGAGCTGATTCTCTACCAGGGCAGGAGCTACAAAGTTTACAGGGGGATGGGCTCCCTCGGGGCGATGAAGAAGGGAAGCAAAGACCGCTACTTCCAGAACGAGGTTGAGGAGAAGAAGCTCGTTCCCGAAGGTATAGAGGGAATGGTTCCCTACAGGGGACCCCTGGCCGACACAATCCACCAGCTCGTAGGAGGACTCAGGGCCGGAATGGGATACTGTGGAGCGGCCAACATAGAGGAGATGAGGAAGAAGGCCCGCTTCGTGAGGATAACAGCGGCCGGCCTTAAAGAGTCCCACGTTCACGACGTAATAATCACCAAAGAGGCTCCCAACTACTGGATAGAGAGGTAA
- the rplU gene encoding 50S ribosomal protein L21, with amino-acid sequence MYAVIKTGGKQYVVEPGQVIKVEKLNLPEGSEVEFEALMVRGDNGEVKVGPEAKGTKVKATVVRHGKGKKIIVFKYKAKKHYQRKYGHRQHFTELQINEIVG; translated from the coding sequence ATGTATGCCGTAATAAAGACAGGCGGTAAGCAGTACGTAGTGGAGCCCGGTCAGGTTATAAAGGTTGAGAAGCTCAACCTACCTGAAGGGTCCGAGGTGGAGTTTGAGGCCCTTATGGTAAGGGGCGACAACGGAGAAGTGAAGGTAGGACCTGAAGCCAAGGGAACAAAGGTTAAGGCCACCGTTGTAAGGCACGGTAAGGGTAAGAAGATTATCGTTTTCAAGTACAAGGCCAAGAAGCACTACCAGCGTAAGTACGGCCACCGTCAACACTTTACAGAGCTTCAAATCAACGAAATCGTAGGTTAA
- a CDS encoding transketolase family protein — MEKVSLRDAYGDTLVELGREDERIVVLDADLSGSTKTAKFAKAFPERFFNMGIAEINMMNTAAGLATTGKIPFVSTFAIFGTGRAWEAVRQTICYPNLSVKIVCTHGGITVGEDGASHQALEDVANMRNIPNMRVIVPADDIETRQVIRKIAYTPGPFYVRLTREKFPRIFDETYTFEIGKGHVLREGEDVTVIANGVMTHFALLAAEELEKEGISVEVIHMPTVKPIDKELIVKSAQKTKAVVTAEEHSIIGGLGSAVAEVLVENYPVPMERLGTPDVFGRSGKGWELLHYFKLDDKGIVEKVKKVLERK; from the coding sequence ATGGAGAAGGTAAGCCTTAGGGACGCCTACGGCGATACGCTCGTTGAGCTCGGCAGGGAGGATGAACGGATAGTTGTCCTCGATGCCGACCTTTCCGGCTCAACGAAAACTGCCAAGTTTGCAAAAGCTTTCCCGGAGCGCTTTTTCAATATGGGAATTGCAGAGATAAACATGATGAACACCGCCGCCGGCCTTGCCACAACCGGCAAGATTCCCTTTGTGAGCACCTTTGCCATTTTCGGAACGGGAAGGGCCTGGGAGGCGGTAAGGCAGACGATATGTTACCCGAACTTGAGCGTCAAAATCGTCTGCACTCACGGCGGCATTACCGTAGGTGAAGACGGCGCAAGCCACCAGGCCCTTGAAGACGTTGCCAACATGAGGAACATCCCCAACATGAGGGTCATCGTTCCCGCAGACGACATTGAGACCCGCCAGGTTATAAGGAAAATCGCCTACACTCCCGGCCCCTTCTACGTAAGGCTCACCAGGGAGAAGTTCCCGAGGATTTTCGACGAAACCTACACCTTTGAAATCGGTAAGGGTCACGTTCTCAGGGAGGGAGAGGACGTTACCGTAATTGCGAACGGCGTTATGACCCACTTTGCCCTTCTTGCCGCCGAGGAGCTCGAGAAGGAGGGGATTTCTGTAGAGGTTATCCATATGCCTACGGTTAAACCAATAGATAAGGAACTTATAGTAAAATCGGCCCAAAAGACGAAGGCCGTTGTAACGGCCGAAGAGCACTCTATAATCGGGGGACTGGGCTCTGCCGTTGCCGAGGTTCTCGTTGAGAACTACCCCGTGCCCATGGAGAGGCTCGGAACTCCCGACGTTTTCGGCCGTTCCGGAAAGGGCTGGGAGCTTCTCCACTACTTCAAGCTCGACGATAAGGGTATTGTTGAGAAGGTGAAAAAAGTTTTAGAGAGGAAGTAG
- a CDS encoding EAL domain-containing protein, translated as MDRESLKLLKSLLPDFLKEIEREFSRDPFVREFVKEERAFKELVKLQKTLLNLFLENLEGKNRLNGKVEESVRLYQVPYVAIYRAVTAAKEKLVEQLAEKEIDRLQLFEVSRKLQKLLNAVARAYLKKEALELRRVLDSPFKEHLLFKKHAKWIEELSESIADLELSRFPLKNYKECEFTKVLNYPESLMVCMDKNLCSYLDELHRLIHKLADSLYYYCSKKQFNEAYLVFKDLKEQVIRFTQVLGELYFVTYSDLEHSFFKLIQFLQREGRITVFMVDFQGLKSLNAIYGEGIVTGAIKEIIKRLKREIEPETELLIKGVTADLYLLTTGSGKRLLEKVEKALKEPAEAEGKRLHLKALVVGVELPPFGQVTPEELIKVFSNLKKEAKKLNRDRLYLSGNEGQRKIEEILNEKYNEHFVLKKIKNGEVDVVFQPIYTVDTRELFTLEVLGRIKDGEKLIPAGIFIDAIYNLHLIEEFDTLVIKRLKEKANLIKRITNRLFINVSFQSLLDPNYIKELQSFVESFGETGVTLELTEQRFVENTQVVEEVSKNHKIYFIIDDFGKGYSSLRTLVELAKKGILKFLKIDGTLIKDVESDSFVKKVIKIISTLGEELQVGVVGEFVENEETVKVLQELGVQYAQGYYLSKPLTLEELLVKIVEEG; from the coding sequence ATGGATAGAGAGAGTCTTAAGCTTTTAAAGTCGCTGCTTCCCGACTTCCTCAAGGAGATAGAGAGGGAGTTCTCAAGGGACCCGTTCGTCAGGGAGTTCGTAAAGGAGGAGAGGGCCTTTAAAGAGCTCGTAAAACTCCAGAAAACGCTTTTAAACCTGTTCCTTGAAAACCTTGAAGGTAAAAACAGGCTCAACGGTAAAGTTGAAGAGAGCGTTAGGCTCTACCAGGTTCCCTACGTTGCCATATATAGAGCAGTTACCGCGGCAAAGGAGAAGCTGGTTGAACAGCTTGCAGAGAAGGAGATAGATAGACTGCAGCTCTTTGAGGTTTCGAGGAAGCTACAGAAGCTCCTCAACGCCGTGGCAAGGGCTTACCTGAAGAAGGAGGCCCTTGAGCTGAGACGGGTCTTAGACTCCCCTTTTAAGGAGCACCTGCTCTTTAAAAAACACGCAAAGTGGATAGAGGAGCTCTCTGAGAGCATAGCCGACCTCGAGCTTTCCCGGTTTCCCCTTAAGAACTACAAAGAGTGTGAGTTCACAAAGGTTCTCAACTACCCCGAGTCCCTTATGGTGTGCATGGACAAGAACCTCTGCTCCTACCTTGACGAGCTCCACCGCCTCATCCACAAGCTTGCCGACTCTCTCTACTACTACTGCTCCAAGAAACAGTTCAACGAGGCCTACCTGGTCTTTAAAGACTTAAAAGAGCAGGTGATAAGGTTCACCCAGGTTCTCGGTGAGCTCTACTTCGTTACCTACTCCGACCTTGAGCACAGCTTCTTCAAGCTGATTCAGTTCCTCCAGAGAGAGGGAAGAATCACCGTTTTTATGGTCGACTTCCAGGGACTAAAGTCGCTAAACGCAATATACGGGGAGGGAATAGTAACCGGCGCAATAAAGGAGATTATTAAGCGCCTCAAAAGGGAGATAGAGCCAGAAACCGAGCTCCTCATTAAGGGCGTAACCGCAGACCTCTACCTCCTGACAACGGGAAGCGGAAAGCGGCTCCTTGAGAAGGTGGAGAAAGCCCTCAAGGAGCCGGCGGAAGCCGAGGGGAAAAGGCTCCACCTGAAAGCCCTTGTTGTGGGCGTGGAGCTTCCTCCCTTCGGCCAGGTAACGCCGGAGGAGCTGATAAAGGTCTTCTCCAACCTGAAGAAGGAGGCGAAAAAGCTCAACAGAGACCGCCTTTACCTGAGCGGAAACGAGGGCCAGAGGAAAATAGAGGAGATTCTAAACGAGAAGTACAACGAGCACTTCGTTCTGAAGAAGATAAAAAACGGAGAGGTAGACGTTGTCTTTCAGCCCATTTACACCGTAGATACAAGGGAGCTCTTTACGCTGGAGGTTCTGGGCAGGATAAAGGACGGGGAGAAGCTCATACCGGCCGGAATATTCATAGACGCCATCTACAACCTCCACCTTATAGAGGAGTTCGACACACTGGTTATAAAACGCCTCAAAGAGAAGGCAAACCTCATAAAGCGCATAACCAACAGACTCTTCATCAACGTAAGCTTCCAGTCGCTCCTCGACCCCAACTACATAAAGGAGCTTCAATCCTTTGTAGAGAGCTTCGGTGAAACCGGGGTAACCCTCGAGCTTACAGAGCAGCGCTTCGTAGAGAACACCCAGGTTGTAGAGGAGGTCTCAAAGAACCACAAAATCTACTTCATAATAGACGACTTCGGCAAAGGGTACTCGTCGCTTAGAACCCTGGTTGAACTGGCCAAGAAGGGCATCCTCAAGTTCCTGAAGATAGACGGCACCCTCATAAAGGACGTAGAGAGCGACTCATTTGTTAAAAAAGTCATAAAAATCATCTCAACACTGGGGGAGGAGCTCCAGGTAGGGGTGGTAGGAGAGTTCGTAGAGAACGAAGAGACCGTGAAAGTCCTACAGGAGCTGGGAGTCCAATACGC